Proteins encoded by one window of Methanobacterium sp. CWC-01:
- a CDS encoding DUF749 domain-containing protein, with product MFVASLVGIFRYTELPEKFGPFVQYKASMEDKQIKMDEDIAILNISGTESYHVLFLSSYQDIKEIEAELKDAHAEINFSTKKILEGHL from the coding sequence TTGTTTGTAGCCAGCCTGGTTGGTATCTTCAGATACACTGAACTACCCGAAAAATTTGGACCCTTCGTGCAGTACAAGGCCTCCATGGAAGATAAACAGATTAAAATGGATGAAGATATTGCCATCTTAAATATTAGTGGCACGGAAAGTTATCACGTCCTGTTTTTAAGCTCGTACCAGGATATTAAAGAAATAGAAGCAGAACTAAAGGATGCTCATGCTGAAATAAACTTCAGCACCAAGAAAATATTGGAAGGCCATTTATGA
- a CDS encoding DUF2096 domain-containing protein, with protein MSSLPAEQTWMILVELLTDLRRHKVQIPPSIPQNIRLAKTTINFYKVDPTDPERIMEAKRMNEFLTSVQEALMALADERGKEYSDHWLDKLRRAARGEEVYPLKEERSKFVVGAPPGFSMVRVNFKIPLAEDRVQEIAEYHNVIIEFEDDRLVAVYGDPENLKLSLKELGSFFKEQIEP; from the coding sequence ATGAGTTCACTTCCTGCCGAACAGACCTGGATGATCCTGGTGGAACTTTTAACCGACCTGCGCCGTCATAAAGTGCAGATCCCGCCCTCCATACCCCAGAACATCCGACTGGCCAAGACCACCATCAACTTTTACAAGGTGGACCCCACTGATCCAGAGCGGATCATGGAGGCTAAGAGGATGAATGAGTTTTTAACATCTGTTCAGGAGGCCCTGATGGCCCTGGCAGATGAGAGGGGGAAAGAATACTCTGACCACTGGCTGGATAAACTTAGAAGAGCAGCACGGGGTGAAGAAGTCTATCCCCTGAAGGAGGAGCGATCCAAGTTCGTGGTGGGCGCACCCCCCGGCTTTTCCATGGTCCGGGTGAACTTCAAGATACCCCTGGCCGAGGATCGGGTTCAGGAAATAGCCGAATACCATAACGTCATCATCGAATTTGAAGATGACCGACTGGTGGCGGTCTATGGTGATCCAGAAAATCTCAAGTTGAGTCTCAAGGAACTGGGTTCATTCTTCAAAGAACAGATTGAACCATAA
- a CDS encoding metallophosphoesterase family protein gives MKILAVTDMHGDFRPLINYLKTNQVDLVLLAGDITHFGPAKLGEDILNEISSYDVPVMVIPGNCDPESIHGEIERSRAINIHARSSVVKNVGICGFGGSNPTPFNTPLEFEEVEIYDEAKKALEGIKDHKITIFVTHAPPHGTKTDLLPSGEHAGSTSLRQVIEEFQPTINICGHIHESRGTDRIGRTQVVNPGKLDEGYACLITISEEGENRPDIETELIDLDLKKS, from the coding sequence ATGAAGATCCTGGCAGTAACTGATATGCATGGTGACTTCAGACCCCTAATAAACTATTTGAAAACTAACCAGGTGGATCTGGTCCTATTGGCCGGTGATATTACCCACTTTGGCCCGGCCAAATTGGGCGAAGATATCTTAAACGAGATCAGCTCCTATGATGTCCCAGTTATGGTTATACCGGGTAACTGCGACCCCGAATCCATCCATGGTGAGATCGAACGCTCCCGTGCCATTAACATCCATGCTCGGAGTTCTGTGGTTAAGAATGTGGGTATTTGTGGCTTTGGTGGTTCCAATCCCACTCCCTTCAACACTCCCCTGGAGTTTGAGGAAGTGGAGATCTATGATGAGGCTAAAAAGGCCCTGGAAGGGATAAAGGACCATAAAATAACTATTTTTGTAACCCACGCCCCACCACACGGTACTAAAACCGACCTACTTCCCTCCGGGGAACACGCAGGAAGTACCAGCCTACGCCAGGTTATAGAGGAATTCCAGCCCACCATAAATATCTGTGGTCATATCCACGAATCCAGGGGGACAGACAGAATCGGCCGGACCCAGGTGGTGAACCCCGGTAAACTGGATGAAGGTTATGCCTGTCTAATTACCATCTCTGAAGAGGGGGAAAATAGGCCCGATATTGAAACAGAACTAATCGATTTAGATCTGAAAAAATCTTGA
- a CDS encoding 2-phosphoglycerate kinase yields the protein MIMVEGEVGGKKYREPFSKGVLARSLTRAEMDPNKAYTFASQVEAHLKREGVEVIMLEDLIKEVIEKLQDEDKKIASKYRHWKNLRRCTDPLIILVGGASGVGTSSIAFEVANRLGIRNMISTDMIREVMRKTSSKELIPTLYESSYTAYLSLRIPPPSESDQVLIGFRDHVDTVSVGVEAVIERAIKEGISIVIEGVHIVPGFIREDLVSLSNVKMFVLTLQDEEVHRGRFYSRCRQMWARRPLKRYMDSFDDIRRTHLYFESQANKFHIPVIENIDVTTTIDSIIENITQTYGSEEDVKGTEG from the coding sequence ATGATCATGGTTGAAGGAGAAGTAGGTGGTAAGAAATACAGGGAACCCTTCTCGAAGGGAGTTCTGGCCAGGTCTCTTACCCGGGCCGAGATGGACCCCAACAAGGCTTACACCTTTGCCTCCCAGGTCGAAGCTCACCTCAAACGAGAAGGAGTGGAAGTAATTATGCTGGAGGACCTCATAAAGGAGGTCATCGAGAAATTACAGGATGAGGATAAGAAAATAGCCTCCAAGTACCGGCACTGGAAAAATCTTCGCCGCTGTACTGATCCTTTGATTATCCTGGTGGGGGGTGCTTCCGGGGTGGGAACCAGCTCCATTGCATTTGAAGTAGCCAACCGGCTGGGCATCCGTAACATGATCAGCACTGACATGATAAGGGAGGTCATGCGTAAAACCAGCTCCAAGGAACTTATTCCCACCTTATACGAGTCCAGTTACACTGCATATCTCTCCCTGCGCATTCCACCACCATCCGAATCCGACCAGGTGCTCATTGGTTTCCGGGACCATGTGGATACGGTTAGCGTGGGAGTGGAGGCCGTAATTGAACGGGCCATCAAAGAGGGAATAAGCATAGTCATTGAAGGCGTCCATATTGTGCCTGGATTTATCAGAGAAGACCTGGTATCACTCAGCAATGTCAAAATGTTCGTTCTTACCCTTCAAGATGAGGAAGTGCACCGAGGACGTTTTTATTCCCGTTGCCGGCAGATGTGGGCTCGAAGGCCACTGAAAAGATACATGGACTCCTTTGATGATATCCGGAGAACCCACCTCTACTTTGAAAGCCAGGCTAACAAGTTTCATATACCGGTCATCGAGAACATTGATGTTACCACTACCATTGATTCAATTATCGAGAACATAACACAGACTTACGGAAGTGAAGAAGATGTTAAAGGAACTGAAGGTTAA
- a CDS encoding CBS domain-containing protein has protein sequence MLKELKVKDVMTKGVITVEPKEDVVFAFEKLMKHRVSSLPVMDGEMLVGIVTATDLGHNLILDKYELGTTVDQVMIKDVVCVSPDDDLVTAVRKMNQHGNEEGIINQLVVIEDHQIKGIVSDGDIIRVIGV, from the coding sequence ATGTTAAAGGAACTGAAGGTTAAAGATGTAATGACAAAGGGCGTAATTACCGTTGAACCAAAAGAAGACGTGGTTTTTGCCTTTGAAAAGTTGATGAAACACCGGGTAAGCTCTCTGCCCGTCATGGATGGGGAGATGCTGGTGGGTATTGTAACGGCCACTGACCTGGGCCATAACCTGATACTGGATAAGTACGAGTTGGGTACCACCGTGGATCAGGTAATGATCAAAGACGTGGTCTGTGTCAGTCCGGACGATGATCTTGTAACCGCAGTTCGCAAGATGAATCAGCACGGTAACGAGGAGGGGATCATCAACCAGTTGGTGGTTATTGAGGACCACCAGATTAAGGGAATAGTCTCCGACGGAGATATTATAAGAGTTATAGGTGTTTAA
- a CDS encoding FprA family A-type flavoprotein: protein MKADAVKIGEAVYWVGVLDWDIRNYHGYTLGGTTYNAYLVFGDDKTVLIDNTYPGSSAQLWGRIEDAFAQEGKEVNIDVIIQNHIERDHSGALTEVHKRFPKAPIYCSAVAITGLKQHYPGLEGADFQAVKTGDKLEVGGLTFAFLDAKMLHWPDSMFTLLVDEGILFSNDAFGQHLCLTERYDHEIPEYLLMDAAQKFYANLVTPASMLVLHKFKEVTDLGLLEQILMIAPSHGQIWTEPLKIMGAYSNWASGVCEDKATIVYDTMHYSTRQMAHALAEGLMSERVKVRMYFLHEDDRSEIVKDILDSKAILLGTPTLFNGPYPSLGDLLMYLEGLSFQRTGLKRLAATFGSKGWSGKAVDRVADWLEKSGFEVLEKYEINYQPTAEELDHCYEMGKQMALKIKQMGEN, encoded by the coding sequence ATGAAAGCAGATGCAGTTAAAATAGGAGAAGCAGTTTATTGGGTGGGAGTTTTAGATTGGGATATACGGAACTATCATGGTTATACCCTGGGTGGAACCACCTACAATGCCTATCTGGTTTTTGGGGATGATAAAACCGTTCTTATAGACAACACTTATCCTGGGAGTTCAGCTCAGTTATGGGGCCGGATAGAAGATGCCTTTGCTCAGGAGGGGAAGGAAGTTAACATCGACGTGATTATCCAGAACCACATTGAAAGGGATCATAGCGGAGCCCTCACCGAAGTACACAAACGCTTCCCCAAGGCACCCATCTACTGCAGCGCGGTGGCCATAACCGGGCTTAAACAGCACTACCCCGGACTGGAGGGCGCTGATTTCCAGGCAGTGAAGACCGGGGACAAATTGGAAGTGGGGGGCCTGACCTTCGCCTTCCTGGATGCCAAGATGCTCCACTGGCCGGACAGCATGTTCACCCTCCTGGTAGACGAGGGCATATTATTTTCCAACGACGCTTTCGGACAGCATCTGTGCTTAACTGAACGTTATGACCATGAAATACCCGAGTACCTCCTGATGGATGCCGCCCAGAAGTTCTACGCCAACCTGGTGACCCCGGCCTCCATGCTGGTCCTCCACAAATTCAAGGAGGTCACTGACCTGGGACTTCTGGAGCAGATCCTGATGATTGCACCTAGCCACGGTCAGATCTGGACCGAACCATTGAAGATCATGGGGGCCTACAGCAACTGGGCCTCGGGTGTGTGTGAAGACAAAGCCACCATCGTCTACGATACCATGCACTACTCCACCCGGCAGATGGCCCATGCCCTGGCCGAGGGACTCATGAGTGAAAGGGTTAAGGTTCGTATGTACTTCCTGCATGAGGATGACCGTAGTGAGATTGTGAAGGACATCCTGGACAGTAAAGCCATTCTCTTAGGGACTCCCACCCTGTTTAACGGACCCTATCCCAGCCTGGGCGACCTTTTAATGTACCTGGAGGGTTTGAGCTTTCAGCGTACCGGATTGAAAAGGCTGGCGGCCACCTTCGGATCCAAGGGCTGGAGTGGCAAGGCTGTGGACCGAGTGGCGGATTGGTTAGAAAAGTCTGGATTTGAGGTCTTAGAAAAGTATGAGATTAATTATCAGCCCACCGCCGAGGAACTGGACCACTGTTACGAGATGGGTAAACAGATGGCTCTGAAGATCAAACAGATGGGTGAAAATTAA